A section of the Candidatus Atribacteria bacterium ADurb.Bin276 genome encodes:
- the trpS gene encoding Tryptophan--tRNA ligase, protein MRPTGKMHIGHYLGALKNWLQLQKEYDCIFGIVDWHALTTSFEHTEDIERNIIDMAIDWFSVGIDPEVCIPMIQSLVPEHAELHLLLSMVTPLGWLERNPVLKQQLQDMGLKEAVGYGHLGYPVLMAADIIIYQGVKVPVGEDQVPHIEIAREMVRRFHYLYQQEVFKEPQPLLTETPRILGIDGKKMSKSLNNAIGLSDTKEELRTKVLSMFTDPEKIRKRDPGHPERCNVFSFQNIVGNPRIEQIEKDCRTGDLGCVDCKKELLGLMVDYLEKISPFRGSYQGKEQLVKDILVEGSRKAQTLARETMKKVREAMNIDYQIPR, encoded by the coding sequence ATGAGACCAACCGGTAAAATGCATATCGGTCATTATCTGGGAGCATTAAAAAATTGGTTGCAGCTCCAAAAAGAATATGACTGTATTTTTGGTATTGTCGATTGGCATGCTTTGACCACCTCTTTTGAACATACTGAGGATATAGAGCGAAATATCATTGATATGGCTATTGATTGGTTTAGTGTGGGTATTGATCCTGAAGTGTGTATTCCTATGATTCAATCGTTGGTTCCGGAACATGCCGAACTTCATCTTCTTCTTTCCATGGTCACTCCCTTGGGGTGGCTGGAGCGAAATCCGGTTTTAAAGCAGCAACTTCAAGACATGGGTTTGAAAGAAGCAGTTGGTTATGGGCATCTTGGCTATCCGGTTTTAATGGCTGCTGACATCATTATTTATCAAGGGGTTAAGGTGCCGGTTGGAGAAGATCAAGTTCCTCATATTGAGATTGCCCGAGAAATGGTACGCCGTTTTCATTATCTCTATCAACAAGAAGTGTTCAAGGAACCACAACCGCTTCTTACTGAAACTCCACGAATCTTGGGAATTGATGGGAAAAAGATGAGCAAGAGTTTAAATAATGCTATTGGTCTATCTGATACCAAAGAAGAATTAAGAACCAAAGTTCTTTCAATGTTTACCGATCCAGAGAAAATTCGAAAACGTGATCCAGGACATCCGGAAAGATGTAATGTCTTTTCTTTTCAGAATATTGTTGGGAATCCTCGAATCGAACAGATTGAAAAAGACTGCCGAACAGGAGATCTGGGGTGTGTTGATTGCAAAAAAGAACTATTGGGATTGATGGTTGATTATCTGGAAAAGATTTCTCCTTTCCGGGGAAGCTATCAAGGGAAAGAACAATTAGTCAAAGATATTTTAGTGGAAGGGAGTCGGAAAGCTCAGACTCTTGCTCGTGAAACAATGAAAAAAGTTCGAGAAGCGATGAATATTGATTACCAAATACCTCGATAG